In a single window of the Dehalococcoidales bacterium genome:
- the argJ gene encoding bifunctional glutamate N-acetyltransferase/amino-acid acetyltransferase ArgJ, with amino-acid sequence MEAEIESIESGTVTSPQGFHAGATAAGIKGSAGDRLDLGVLFSQEPCVTAGLLTSNSIKSAPVLLCQERLREGHRVMAVVANSGCANASTGDRGLADAAEMASLAANSIGTEAENVLVASTGVIGRLLPMERIKDGLNSISLSDDGGHELAMAIMTTDTFPKEDAVTVRDGDTRYTIGGVAKGSGMIHPNMATLLCFLTTDAAVDPSFLELALRRAASVSFNMVSIDGDTSPSDTLLLMANGMAGNAPLLERTRSAEVFQEALDRVCIHLAKSIARDGEGATKLIEVTVNGAVNQADAVTAARTIVSSPLLKSAVYGCDPNWGRVVAALGRSGAKVEEATLDVYIGDTMVLKAGTPQPFNEAGVVQILEQSEVTITVNLNLGPASATAWGCDLTEEYVLINSKYTT; translated from the coding sequence ATGGAAGCTGAAATTGAGTCCATCGAGAGCGGCACGGTTACCTCACCACAGGGGTTTCACGCCGGTGCCACCGCCGCCGGAATAAAGGGGAGTGCCGGTGACAGGCTGGACCTGGGAGTCCTTTTCTCGCAGGAGCCTTGCGTCACCGCCGGTCTGCTCACTTCCAACAGTATCAAGTCTGCGCCTGTGTTGTTATGTCAAGAGCGACTCCGGGAAGGTCACCGAGTAATGGCAGTGGTTGCCAATAGCGGCTGCGCCAATGCCAGTACCGGTGACCGGGGCCTGGCCGACGCCGCGGAAATGGCATCCCTGGCGGCAAACAGCATCGGCACCGAAGCGGAGAACGTCCTCGTAGCCAGTACCGGCGTTATCGGCCGCCTGCTGCCCATGGAACGGATAAAGGACGGCCTGAACAGCATCAGCCTGTCCGATGACGGCGGGCACGAGTTGGCCATGGCGATTATGACCACAGACACGTTCCCCAAGGAGGATGCGGTAACCGTCCGTGACGGAGATACACGCTACACCATCGGTGGAGTGGCCAAGGGTTCCGGTATGATACATCCCAATATGGCAACCCTGCTCTGCTTCCTGACCACGGATGCTGCCGTAGACCCTTCTTTCTTAGAGCTGGCGCTGCGTCGCGCGGCTAGCGTCTCTTTCAACATGGTCTCCATCGATGGCGATACCAGCCCGAGCGATACCCTGTTGCTAATGGCCAACGGGATGGCGGGAAACGCACCTCTGTTAGAGAGAACCAGGTCCGCCGAGGTCTTCCAGGAAGCCCTTGACCGGGTCTGCATCCACCTGGCAAAGTCCATCGCACGCGACGGCGAAGGGGCCACCAAGCTGATTGAGGTCACCGTTAACGGGGCAGTCAACCAGGCAGATGCTGTGACAGCAGCACGGACAATAGTAAGCTCGCCCCTGCTCAAGTCCGCCGTCTACGGTTGTGACCCCAACTGGGGACGGGTGGTCGCTGCACTGGGACGGAGCGGGGCAAAGGTAGAAGAGGCTACACTCGATGTCTACATCGGGGATACTATGGTACTCAAAGCAGGTACGCCGCAACCTTTTAACGAGGCTGGCGTTGTCCAGATTCTAGAACAGAGTGAGGTTACGATAACCGTCAATCTCAACCTGGGCCCGGCTTCAGCCACCGCCTGGGGCTGCGACCTCACCGAAGAATACGTCCTCATCAACAGCAAGTACACGACCTGA
- a CDS encoding aspartate aminotransferase family protein produces the protein MSNWQELESKYYMQTIVRIPVTLVRGEGARIWDDKGKEYLDFVGGLAVNCLGHCHPVVADAVAEQARTLMQTSNWYYTVPQIRLAELLVENSCLDKVFIGNSGLEANEGAVKLARRYGHLELNGAYEVITTMNSFHGRSLAMTAASGQSKMHEPYIPLPVGFVNVANNDIEAIKTATTDKTCAVMLEPIQGEGGVNVPDDDYLTKVREWCNQKGILLILDEIQTGIGRLGTLFGYELYGIEPDILTLAKGLGSGIPIGALLAKEKAAVFAPGDHNSTFGGNPVTSAAAYATLKYVIDNEIADNAAKVGQYLMARLNDLKEKYSFITDVRGRGLLLAIEFDREIGQDILDACLENGMLINRLKPNAIRLIPPLIIGNSEVDEALGLLDKSLSGIDN, from the coding sequence ATGAGCAACTGGCAGGAACTTGAAAGTAAATACTATATGCAGACAATAGTACGCATCCCGGTGACCCTGGTCAGGGGTGAAGGTGCCCGTATATGGGACGATAAAGGCAAAGAGTACCTGGACTTTGTCGGTGGTCTGGCGGTCAACTGCTTGGGGCACTGTCACCCGGTGGTTGCCGATGCTGTTGCTGAACAGGCGCGTACTCTCATGCAGACCTCAAACTGGTACTATACCGTTCCCCAGATTCGCCTAGCCGAGCTTCTGGTAGAAAATAGCTGTCTTGATAAAGTTTTTATCGGCAATAGCGGATTGGAAGCGAATGAAGGCGCGGTAAAGCTGGCCCGACGCTACGGTCATCTCGAATTGAACGGCGCCTACGAAGTAATTACGACTATGAACTCCTTCCATGGACGTTCCCTGGCCATGACAGCGGCGAGCGGCCAGTCGAAGATGCATGAGCCGTATATTCCGCTGCCGGTCGGTTTTGTCAACGTAGCCAATAACGATATTGAGGCCATTAAGACGGCGACGACAGACAAGACCTGCGCCGTAATGCTGGAACCGATCCAGGGAGAAGGCGGCGTTAATGTCCCTGATGACGACTATCTAACCAAAGTGCGGGAGTGGTGCAACCAGAAAGGCATTCTACTCATCCTTGACGAAATTCAGACCGGCATAGGTCGCTTGGGAACACTCTTCGGTTATGAGCTGTACGGTATCGAACCCGATATCCTGACGCTGGCCAAGGGTCTGGGCAGTGGTATACCCATCGGGGCGTTGCTGGCTAAGGAAAAAGCCGCAGTTTTTGCCCCCGGCGACCATAACTCTACGTTTGGTGGTAATCCCGTTACCAGCGCCGCCGCGTATGCAACACTGAAATATGTCATAGACAATGAAATTGCCGATAACGCCGCCAAGGTAGGACAGTACCTGATGGCAAGGCTAAACGACCTGAAGGAGAAATATTCGTTCATCACCGACGTTCGCGGTCGTGGCCTATTACTGGCCATAGAGTTTGACCGCGAGATTGGCCAGGATATATTGGACGCTTGCCTTGAGAATGGTATGCTGATCAACAGGTTAAAACCTAACGCCATCCGTCTCATACCCCCGCTTATCATCGGTAATAGCGAAGTTGATGAAGCGCTTGGTTTACTGGATAAAAGCCTGTCCGGCATTGATAACTGA
- a CDS encoding ferredoxin-like protein translates to MHHTLKLYSHHREFALKFYMFWARWTRIPIIGPLVRWVANVWGSTMEGGYLLTPGEAEEIVDLSEGLALGPCTCREVFHNCDRPRDTEIMLGLNRNIFVAQRPHDYREISREEAKDVLRQCREQGLIHTIIKCREDYYAICNCCACCCVPLRLRNQYGIGGALVRHPDIVREFRGRSAVGS, encoded by the coding sequence ATGCACCATACACTGAAGCTGTACAGTCACCACCGTGAGTTTGCCCTCAAGTTCTACATGTTCTGGGCAAGGTGGACACGTATCCCCATCATTGGGCCACTGGTTCGGTGGGTGGCCAATGTCTGGGGGAGTACCATGGAGGGCGGCTATTTGCTCACTCCCGGGGAGGCCGAGGAGATAGTCGACCTCTCCGAAGGGCTGGCACTGGGACCGTGCACCTGTCGCGAGGTTTTCCACAACTGCGACCGGCCGCGGGACACGGAGATAATGCTGGGGCTGAACCGCAACATCTTTGTTGCACAGAGGCCGCATGACTACCGGGAGATAAGCAGGGAGGAAGCGAAGGACGTCCTCCGCCAGTGCCGCGAACAAGGCCTCATCCACACCATCATCAAGTGCCGCGAGGACTACTACGCGATATGCAACTGCTGCGCTTGCTGCTGTGTGCCGCTGCGACTCCGCAACCAGTACGGCATCGGGGGTGCCCTTGTGCGGCACCCTGACATCGTACGGGAGTTCCGGGGACGCTCAGCCGTCGGCAGTTAG
- a CDS encoding argininosuccinate synthase domain-containing protein, with protein MADKVILAYSGGLDTSVAVTWIQENYGLDVI; from the coding sequence ATGGCAGATAAGGTAATACTGGCCTATAGTGGCGGCCTGGATACATCGGTGGCAGTCACATGGATACAGGAAAACTATGGTCTGGACGTTATTA
- the argB gene encoding acetylglutamate kinase, which produces MNTKLNEVIVIKIGGSTFGKHEPTVLDVGDVEDIVELQRRGIPMVIVHGGGKMITEWLGKQAITTHFVRGERVTDRPTLEVVISVLAGLANKEIVTLLNSREGKAVGISGVDGALLEGKLREKEMGFVGTVTKVNISILDTLLSSGFIPVIAPLSIHVLGRSDGEPQILNVNGDTVAGEIAAAIAAERLIFLTDVDGIHDKQDNLISHLSPAEAEELLSSGVASGGMIPKIRACLKALSRSRTASIIGGKTPHALLREIEGEEIGTTIRSSGG; this is translated from the coding sequence ATGAATACCAAACTGAACGAAGTAATCGTAATCAAGATAGGCGGCAGCACCTTCGGTAAACACGAACCCACCGTTCTGGATGTCGGTGACGTTGAAGATATCGTTGAACTTCAGCGACGCGGCATTCCAATGGTTATCGTGCACGGAGGGGGCAAAATGATAACCGAATGGCTTGGGAAGCAAGCCATTACCACTCATTTCGTCCGTGGTGAAAGGGTGACCGACAGGCCAACCCTGGAAGTAGTTATTTCCGTGCTGGCCGGTCTGGCTAATAAGGAAATAGTAACCCTGCTGAATAGCCGTGAAGGTAAGGCTGTTGGCATCAGCGGCGTGGATGGTGCCCTGCTTGAAGGCAAACTCAGAGAAAAAGAAATGGGTTTCGTAGGCACAGTCACTAAGGTAAATATCAGTATCCTCGATACTCTGCTGAGTTCAGGCTTTATTCCCGTAATCGCCCCGCTGAGTATTCACGTACTTGGCAGGTCAGATGGTGAACCGCAGATACTGAATGTTAACGGTGATACCGTCGCTGGTGAAATCGCCGCGGCAATCGCCGCCGAACGGCTTATCTTCCTCACCGATGTTGACGGTATTCATGATAAACAGGATAATCTGATTTCCCACCTCTCCCCTGCTGAAGCTGAGGAATTGCTATCTTCGGGGGTAGCTTCCGGGGGAATGATTCCTAAAATTAGAGCTTGCCTGAAGGCTCTTTCACGAAGTAGGACCGCCTCGATTATTGGCGGTAAAACACCCCACGCCCTGCTCAGGGAAATCGAAGGCGAGGAGATAGGCACAACAATTCGGTCCTCCGGAGGGTAG
- a CDS encoding fumarylacetoacetate hydrolase family protein — translation MKFVRFATGRKTRYGVLSGQTIQVIDGSPFRRFMRVDEYHPLSEVRLLAPCLPSKIVAIGLNYRKHAEEAGMPIPDVPLIFLKPSTSVIGPEDNIIYPAMSSRVDYEGEFGVVIGRKARRVSPDEALDYVLGYTCLNDVSARDLQGLDGQWTRAKGFDTFAPFGPCIETELDPGNAPVETYLNGELKQQGNTNDLIHSVRDVISFASHVMTLLPGDVIATGTPSGIGPMSVGDTVEIRIEPIGTLRNYIVSPA, via the coding sequence ATGAAGTTCGTACGGTTCGCAACCGGCAGGAAGACCAGGTACGGTGTACTGAGCGGTCAGACCATACAGGTCATCGACGGTAGCCCGTTTCGCCGGTTCATGCGTGTTGATGAGTACCACCCATTGAGCGAGGTCAGACTGCTCGCGCCTTGCCTGCCCTCCAAGATAGTGGCAATAGGTCTGAACTATCGCAAACATGCCGAAGAGGCAGGCATGCCGATACCCGATGTCCCATTGATTTTCCTCAAACCATCGACGTCCGTAATCGGGCCGGAAGACAATATTATCTACCCGGCCATGTCGTCGCGGGTCGACTACGAGGGCGAGTTCGGTGTGGTGATTGGCAGGAAGGCGCGACGGGTGTCGCCGGACGAAGCGCTGGACTACGTGCTCGGCTATACCTGCTTAAACGACGTTTCCGCTCGTGACCTCCAGGGTCTGGACGGGCAGTGGACCCGCGCCAAGGGTTTTGATACCTTTGCGCCATTCGGTCCCTGCATCGAGACGGAGCTTGACCCCGGCAATGCTCCGGTGGAGACATACCTCAACGGGGAACTGAAACAGCAAGGTAACACCAACGACCTGATTCACTCCGTCCGGGACGTAATCAGCTTCGCCTCGCACGTGATGACGCTGCTGCCCGGCGACGTTATTGCCACCGGCACCCCCAGCGGTATCGGCCCGATGTCCGTCGGCGATACCGTGGAGATAAGGATAGAGCCCATCGGCACGTTGAGGAACTACATCGTCAGTCCTGCCTGA